One genomic segment of Cottoperca gobio chromosome 21, fCotGob3.1, whole genome shotgun sequence includes these proteins:
- the upp2 gene encoding LOW QUALITY PROTEIN: uridine phosphorylase 2 (The sequence of the model RefSeq protein was modified relative to this genomic sequence to represent the inferred CDS: deleted 1 base in 1 codon), whose translation MAPILVNCMGNDHNDYIKQLVQVKNPYLDTMEEDILYHFSLGTKTHNLPEMFGEIKFVCVGGSANRMKAFAQFIHKELELPGNPEEIIDICEGTDRYCMYKVGPVLSISHGMGVPSISIMLHELIKLLHHAQCRDVVLFRLGTSGGVGLAPGTVVVTDKAVDYSFRPQFEQVVLGKVITRSTELDEGVANELLVCSSELQNIPTVIGNTMCTHDFYEGQGRLDGALCSFSHEEKLEYLRKAYDAGVRNIEMESTVFAAMCRVCGLKAAVVCVALLNRFDGDQITSSHEVLVEYQQRPQILVSHFIKKRLGQIV comes from the exons ATGGCACCTATTTTAGTTAACTGCATGGGGAATGACCACAACGATTACATCAA ACAACTCGTCCAAGTGAAAAATCCTTACTTGGACACCATGGAGGAGGATATTCTCTACCACTTCAGCTTGGGCACCAAGACTCACAACCTTCCAGAAATGTTTGGAGAGATTAAG tttgtgtgtgttggaggcAGCGCAAATCGAATGAAGGCTTTTGCCCAGTTCATCCACAAGGAGCTGGAACTGCCTGGAAACCCAGAGGAAATCATAGATATCTGTGAGGGAACTGATCGCTACTGCATGTACAAAGTGGGACCAGTGCTCTCTATAAGT CACGGCATGGGTGTCCCTTCCATCTCCATCATGCTGCATGAGCTCATCAAACTGCTGCACCATGCTCAGTGCCGTGATGTGGTCCTGTTTCGCCTTGGAACATCTGGTGGAGTCG GTCTGGCTCCAGGGACAGTGGTGGTCACA GATAAAGCAGTGGACTACTCCTTCCGCCCCCAGTTTGAGCAGGTGGTTCTGGGTAAAGTCATCACCAGGAGCACTGAGCTGGACGAGGGAGTGGCCAATGAGCTTCTGGTGTGCTCCTCCGAGCTTCAAAACATTCCTACAGTGATCGGAAACACCATGTGCACCCATGACTTCTATGAAG GTCAAGGCCGACTTGACGGAGCGCTCTGCTCCTTCTCTCACGAAGAAAAACTGGAGTATCTGAGGAAAGCTTACGACGCTGGAGTGAGGAATATTGAAATGGAGTCCACCGTATTTGCTGCTATGTGCCGTGTCTGTGGCCTTAAAG CGGCTGTGGTCTGTGTTGCATTGCTGAACCGCTTTGATGGAGACCAGATCACCTCCTCTCATGAAGTTCTTGTGGAGTACCAGCAGAGACCTCAAATCCTGGTGTCCCACTTTATCAAGAAACGCCTGGGACAGATAGTCTGA
- the LOC115026061 gene encoding uncharacterized protein C7orf57-like, whose product MYSENISVLMNNDLQSTTPGYQDINGQISQIPGLSTISTLPEERARGRRAGVLHSDSDYVKLAKQGGHKGLLWHEQTITSTPDYYKPPGWFGTASEDDSKPSIINSEEKKNPGAFQPPEPPFGTDNMSAWERDDSSNNGKGKNNNVYYSQMEKLQSSNQYHQTAKFKRIVYDKNPAPVDMSKLLSFGYAEDNKPTANTGLSN is encoded by the exons ATGTACTCCGA AAATATCTCAGTTCTCATGAATAACGATCTTCAATCTACAACACCTG GGTACCAAGACATAAATGGCCAGATCTCCCAGATCCCAGGACTGTCAACCATCAGCACTCTTCCTGAAGAGAGGGCCCGAGGGCGGAGAGCCGGAGTCCTACACAGTGATTCTGACTATGTCAAGCTTGCAAAACAAGGAGGGCATAAGG GACTTTTGTGGCACGAGCAAACAATTACTTCTACACCTGATTACTACAAACCTCCAGGCTGGTTTGGCACTGCATCGGAAGACGACAGCAAACCAAG TATAATTAAcagtgaagagaagaaaaaccCTGGAGCTTTTCAACCGCCAGAGCCCCCCTTTGGGACTGACAATATGTCAGCCTGGGAGAGGGATGATAGCAGCAACAATGGCAAAGGGAAG aacaacaatgtttattACAGCCAGATGGAGAAATTGCAGTCATCTAATCAATATCACCAGACTGCCAAATTCAAGAGGAT AGTATATGACAAGAATCCCGCTCCTGTCGACATGTCTAAACTGTTGAGCTTTGGTTATGCAGAAGACAACAAACCAACAGCCAACACTGGTTTGTCAA ATTAG